Proteins found in one Serratia plymuthica genomic segment:
- the pepQ gene encoding Xaa-Pro dipeptidase — protein METLASLYNDHLAELQKRAREVLARNKLDALLIHSGELQRVFQDDHSYPFKVNAHFKAWVPVTSVPNCWLWVDGVNKPKLWFYSPVDYWHSVEPLPDSFWTKSIDLLPLANADDIAQQLPAQRERVGYIGYGQQRARDLGIPAENVNPKAVLNYLDFHRSIKTGYEQACMREAQKTAVMGHRAAHEAFLSGMSEFDINQAYLTATGHRDTDVPYDNIVALNEHAAVLHYTKLNHQPPAESLSFLLDAGAEYNGYAADLTRTYAGQSGSDFAQLVKDLNAEMLALVGTIKTGVRYTDYHVQMHQRIAKLLKNHKLVSGISEEAMVEQGITTPFLPHGLGHPLGLQVHDAAGFMQDEQGTHLAAPSKYPFLRCTRVLQPGMVLTIEPGLYFIESLLAPWRSGEFSKHFAWDRIDALKPYGGMRIEDNIVIHEKRIENMTRDLNLA, from the coding sequence ATGGAAACGCTGGCTTCATTGTATAACGACCACCTGGCAGAGCTGCAAAAACGGGCGCGCGAAGTATTGGCGCGCAACAAGCTGGATGCTCTGTTGATTCACTCCGGGGAACTGCAACGGGTTTTTCAGGACGACCATAGCTATCCGTTCAAGGTGAATGCGCACTTCAAGGCTTGGGTGCCCGTCACATCGGTACCGAACTGCTGGTTGTGGGTGGATGGCGTTAACAAACCGAAGCTGTGGTTCTATTCGCCGGTTGATTACTGGCACAGCGTTGAGCCGCTGCCGGACAGCTTCTGGACCAAGTCCATCGATCTGTTGCCGCTGGCCAATGCGGATGATATCGCTCAGCAGCTTCCTGCTCAGCGTGAGCGCGTGGGCTATATCGGTTACGGGCAGCAACGCGCCCGCGATCTCGGTATCCCAGCGGAAAACGTGAACCCGAAAGCGGTGCTGAACTACCTGGATTTCCATCGCTCAATCAAAACCGGTTACGAGCAGGCCTGCATGCGCGAAGCGCAAAAGACGGCCGTTATGGGGCACCGTGCGGCCCATGAAGCCTTCCTGTCCGGCATGAGCGAGTTTGACATCAATCAGGCCTACCTTACCGCTACAGGCCACCGCGATACCGATGTGCCTTATGACAATATTGTGGCGCTGAATGAACATGCGGCAGTGTTGCATTACACCAAGCTGAACCATCAACCGCCGGCCGAATCGCTGAGCTTCCTGCTTGACGCCGGTGCGGAATACAACGGCTATGCCGCCGATTTAACGCGTACCTATGCAGGCCAGAGCGGCAGTGACTTCGCGCAGTTGGTGAAGGATCTCAATGCCGAGATGCTGGCGCTGGTGGGTACCATCAAAACGGGAGTGCGCTACACCGACTACCATGTGCAGATGCATCAACGTATCGCCAAACTGCTCAAGAACCACAAGCTGGTGAGCGGTATCAGCGAAGAAGCCATGGTAGAGCAGGGGATCACCACCCCATTCCTGCCGCATGGCCTTGGTCATCCACTGGGCTTGCAGGTGCATGACGCCGCCGGCTTTATGCAGGACGAGCAGGGTACGCATCTGGCAGCGCCGTCCAAATATCCGTTCCTGCGCTGTACCCGAGTATTACAGCCCGGCATGGTGCTGACTATCGAACCTGGCCTGTATTTTATTGAGTCATTGCTGGCGCCATGGCGTAGCGGCGAGTTTAGCAAGCACTTTGCCTGGGATCGCATCGATGCGCTGAAACCTTATGGGGGAATGCGTATTGAAGACAATATCGTGATCCACGAGAAACGTATCGAGAACATGACGCGCGATCTGAACCTGGCCTGA
- the fadB gene encoding fatty acid oxidation complex subunit alpha FadB → MLYQGETLQLHWLDNGIAELVFNAPGSINKLDTRTVASLGEALDVLEKQTELKGLLVRSSKAAFIVGADITEFLSLFAAPAEKLHQWLAFANATFNRLEDLPVPTISAINGYALGGGCECILATDFRVASPDARIGLPETKLGIMPGFGGSVRLPRLLGNDSALEIIAAGKDVSAKDALKVGLVDAVVAPEKLVEAALKMLQQAIDGQLDWRAYRQPKLDPLKLSPIEAAMSFTTAKGMVLQTAGKHYPAPMTAVKTIEAAAKLGRDEALKLETASFVPLARSNEARALVGIFLNDQFVKSQAKKLAKNVEAPKQAAVLGAGIMGGGIAYQSALKGVPVIMKDISDKSLALGMNEAAKLLNKQLERGKLDGLKMAQVLSTIQPTLDYAGIERAQVIVEAVVENPKIKAAVLSEVESLVGEDTVLASNTSTIPINHLAKSLKRPQNFCGMHFFNPVHRMPLVEIIRGEQTSDNTIAAVVAYASRMGKTPIVVNDCPGFFVNRVLFPYFAGFSMLLRDGADFRQIDKVMEKQFGWPMGPAYLLDVVGIDTAHHAQAVMAAGFPERMGKDYRDAIDVMFDNQRFGQKNQLGFYRYSQDNKGKPRKDNDEQTDALLAAVSQPRQTISDEEIIARMMIPMINEVVRCLEENIVASPAEADMALVYGIGFPPFHGGAFRYLDTLGTANYVELAQRYAHLGALYQVPAGLRAKAERNESYYPAATPLSDIATGQPA, encoded by the coding sequence ATGCTCTACCAAGGCGAAACATTACAACTGCACTGGCTCGATAACGGCATCGCCGAGCTGGTGTTCAATGCCCCGGGCTCGATAAACAAGCTGGACACTCGCACCGTCGCCAGCCTGGGCGAAGCACTCGACGTGCTGGAAAAACAGACCGAATTGAAAGGGCTGCTGGTGCGTTCCAGCAAGGCCGCATTTATTGTCGGTGCCGATATCACCGAATTCCTTTCGCTGTTCGCGGCTCCGGCTGAAAAACTGCACCAATGGCTGGCCTTTGCCAACGCGACCTTTAACCGGCTGGAAGATCTGCCGGTACCGACCATTTCGGCCATTAACGGCTATGCGCTCGGTGGCGGCTGCGAATGCATTCTGGCAACCGACTTCCGGGTCGCTTCGCCTGATGCGCGCATTGGTCTGCCGGAAACCAAGCTGGGCATTATGCCGGGCTTCGGCGGTTCAGTTCGCTTGCCACGCCTGTTGGGCAACGACAGCGCACTGGAGATTATCGCCGCCGGTAAAGACGTCAGCGCCAAAGACGCGCTGAAGGTCGGTTTGGTGGATGCGGTGGTGGCGCCGGAAAAACTGGTAGAAGCCGCGCTGAAAATGCTGCAACAGGCCATTGATGGCCAGTTGGACTGGCGCGCCTATCGTCAACCGAAACTCGATCCGTTGAAACTCAGCCCAATCGAAGCGGCCATGAGCTTCACCACCGCCAAAGGCATGGTGCTGCAAACCGCAGGCAAACATTACCCGGCGCCGATGACAGCAGTGAAAACCATCGAAGCCGCCGCCAAACTGGGCCGCGACGAAGCCTTGAAATTGGAAACCGCCAGCTTCGTGCCTTTGGCCCGTTCCAACGAAGCGCGCGCACTGGTCGGTATTTTCCTCAACGATCAATTTGTGAAAAGCCAGGCGAAAAAGCTGGCCAAAAACGTGGAAGCGCCGAAGCAGGCTGCGGTATTGGGTGCAGGCATTATGGGCGGCGGCATCGCTTACCAGTCCGCACTGAAAGGCGTGCCGGTGATAATGAAAGACATCAGCGACAAATCCCTGGCGCTTGGCATGAATGAAGCCGCCAAGCTGCTGAACAAACAGCTGGAGCGCGGCAAGCTGGACGGCCTGAAGATGGCACAGGTGTTGTCGACCATTCAACCGACGCTGGATTATGCCGGTATCGAACGCGCGCAGGTGATCGTTGAAGCCGTGGTCGAGAATCCGAAGATTAAAGCGGCGGTGCTGTCCGAGGTGGAAAGCTTGGTCGGTGAAGATACCGTCCTGGCCTCCAATACCTCAACCATTCCCATCAATCACCTGGCGAAGTCGCTGAAGCGCCCGCAAAATTTCTGCGGCATGCACTTCTTTAACCCGGTGCACCGCATGCCGCTGGTTGAAATCATCCGCGGCGAACAGACCAGCGACAACACCATCGCCGCCGTGGTGGCCTACGCCTCCCGCATGGGCAAAACGCCGATCGTGGTTAATGATTGCCCGGGGTTCTTCGTCAACCGCGTGCTGTTCCCCTATTTTGCCGGCTTCAGCATGCTGCTGCGCGATGGAGCGGATTTCCGCCAAATCGATAAGGTAATGGAAAAACAGTTTGGCTGGCCAATGGGCCCGGCTTACCTGCTCGACGTAGTGGGGATCGATACCGCGCACCATGCCCAGGCGGTGATGGCCGCCGGTTTCCCGGAGCGTATGGGCAAAGATTATCGCGACGCCATTGACGTGATGTTCGACAACCAACGTTTTGGTCAGAAAAACCAGTTGGGCTTCTACCGTTACAGTCAGGACAACAAAGGCAAACCGCGTAAAGATAACGATGAGCAGACCGATGCGCTGTTGGCCGCAGTCTCCCAGCCGCGCCAGACCATCAGCGACGAAGAAATTATCGCCAGAATGATGATCCCGATGATCAACGAAGTGGTGCGCTGCCTGGAAGAGAACATCGTCGCCAGCCCGGCAGAAGCCGATATGGCGCTGGTTTACGGCATCGGGTTCCCTCCGTTCCACGGTGGGGCGTTCCGTTACCTGGATACTCTTGGCACCGCCAACTATGTCGAACTGGCCCAGCGTTACGCGCATCTTGGCGCTCTGTATCAAGTGCCCGCCGGCCTGCGCGCCAAAGCTGAACGTAATGAAAGCTACTACCCGGCGGCGACGCCATTGTCCGATATCGCCACTGGCCAACCGGCATGA
- the fadA gene encoding acetyl-CoA C-acyltransferase FadA, translating to MENVVIVDAVRTPMGRSKGGAFRQVRAEDLSAHLMRAVLSRNPALDAAEIDDIYWGCVQQTLEQGFNIARNASLLAEIPHSVPAVTVNRLCGSSMQALHDAARAIMVGDAQVSLIGGVEHMGHVPMNHGVDFHPGLSRSVAKAAGMMGLTAEMLAKMHNISRQMQDEFAARSHQRAHAATLAGYFKNEIIPTTGHDADGVLTRYDYDEVIRPETTVASLAALRPAFDPVNGTVTAGSSSALSDGASAMLLMSESRAKALGLKARARIRSMAVVGCDPSIMGYGPVPASKLALKRAGLSIQDIDLFELNEAFAAQSLPCIKDLGLLDSIDEKINLNGGAIALGHPLGCSGSRISTTLLNNMERRDAQFGLATMCIGLGQGIATVFERV from the coding sequence ATGGAAAACGTAGTTATTGTTGACGCCGTACGCACGCCGATGGGCCGCTCCAAGGGCGGCGCCTTCCGCCAGGTACGCGCTGAAGATCTTTCCGCTCACCTGATGCGTGCCGTGCTGAGCCGTAACCCGGCTCTGGATGCGGCCGAAATTGACGATATTTACTGGGGCTGCGTGCAACAAACGCTGGAGCAGGGTTTTAACATTGCCCGTAATGCCTCGCTGCTGGCCGAAATCCCGCATAGCGTCCCGGCAGTTACCGTCAACCGACTGTGCGGCTCGTCCATGCAGGCTCTGCACGATGCCGCACGCGCCATTATGGTCGGCGATGCGCAGGTTAGCCTGATTGGCGGCGTTGAGCACATGGGCCATGTGCCGATGAACCACGGCGTGGATTTCCACCCTGGCCTGAGCCGCAGCGTAGCGAAAGCCGCCGGCATGATGGGGCTAACCGCTGAAATGCTGGCCAAGATGCACAATATCAGCCGCCAGATGCAGGATGAATTCGCGGCACGCTCGCACCAACGTGCGCATGCAGCCACGCTGGCCGGTTACTTCAAGAACGAAATCATCCCCACCACCGGCCATGACGCCGACGGCGTGCTGACCCGTTATGACTACGACGAAGTCATTCGCCCGGAAACCACCGTTGCCAGCCTGGCGGCGCTGCGTCCGGCGTTCGATCCGGTCAATGGCACCGTAACCGCCGGCAGCTCTTCGGCCTTATCCGACGGCGCATCCGCCATGTTGCTGATGAGCGAATCACGCGCCAAAGCGCTCGGCCTGAAAGCCCGCGCCCGCATTCGTTCTATGGCGGTAGTCGGTTGCGATCCATCCATTATGGGTTATGGCCCGGTACCGGCCAGCAAACTGGCGTTGAAACGGGCCGGCCTGAGCATACAGGACATCGATCTGTTTGAATTGAATGAGGCCTTTGCCGCCCAATCGCTGCCCTGCATCAAGGATCTAGGGCTGTTGGACAGCATCGACGAGAAGATTAACCTGAACGGCGGCGCCATTGCCCTGGGCCACCCGCTGGGCTGTTCCGGCTCGCGTATCTCCACCACGCTGTTGAACAACATGGAACGCCGTGACGCGCAATTCGGTCTGGCGACCATGTGTATCGGCCTGGGTCAGGGGATTGCCACCGTATTTGAACGCGTTTAG
- the fre gene encoding NAD(P)H-flavin reductase has translation MTILSCKVTSVEAITDTVYRVRLVPEAPFSFKAGQYLMVVMDERDKRPFSLASTPSQQEYIELHIGASELNLYAMAVMDRILKEQAITVDIPHGDAWLREEGSRPLVLIAGGTGFSYARSILLTALEQQPDRDISIYWGGRELKHLYDLSELEALSLQHPNLKVIPVVEQPEDEWRGRSGTVLSAVLQDFGTLAEHDIYIAGRFEMAKIARERFCVERGAQEAHMFGDAFSFI, from the coding sequence ATGACAATATTGAGCTGTAAAGTGACCTCCGTAGAGGCCATTACCGATACGGTTTATCGGGTACGTTTGGTGCCAGAGGCACCGTTTTCTTTCAAGGCAGGACAGTATTTGATGGTGGTGATGGATGAGCGCGACAAGCGTCCCTTCTCGCTGGCATCGACGCCTTCACAGCAAGAATATATCGAGCTGCATATCGGCGCTTCGGAGCTGAATCTGTACGCTATGGCGGTGATGGATCGCATTCTGAAAGAGCAGGCGATTACTGTCGATATCCCGCACGGCGATGCCTGGCTGCGAGAAGAAGGCAGCCGTCCGTTGGTGTTGATCGCCGGCGGTACCGGCTTCTCCTATGCGCGTTCAATTCTGCTTACCGCGCTGGAGCAGCAGCCGGACCGCGATATCTCTATCTATTGGGGCGGGCGTGAGCTGAAGCACCTGTATGATTTGAGCGAGCTGGAAGCGCTGTCGTTGCAGCACCCGAACCTGAAGGTGATTCCGGTGGTCGAACAGCCGGAAGACGAGTGGCGTGGCCGCAGCGGCACGGTACTCAGTGCGGTATTGCAGGATTTCGGCACGCTGGCGGAGCACGATATTTATATTGCCGGCCGGTTCGAGATGGCCAAAATTGCCCGCGAGCGTTTCTGCGTTGAACGCGGTGCGCAGGAAGCGCATATGTTTGGCGACGCCTTCTCGTTCATCTGA
- the ubiD gene encoding 4-hydroxy-3-polyprenylbenzoate decarboxylase, whose translation MISMKYRDLRDFLSLLEKRGELKRISQPIDPYLEMTEIADRTLRAGGPALLFENPKGYDMPVLCNLFGTANRVAMGMGQEDVSSLREVGKLLAFLKEPEPPKGFRDLFDKLPKFKQVLNMPTKVLGSAPCQEQVWQGDDVDLGRIPVMHCWPEDAAPLITWGLTVTRGPQKERQNLGIYRQQVLGRNKVIMRWLSHRGGALDYQEWCQAHPGERFPVAVALGADPATILGAVTPVPDNLSEYAFAGLLRGNKTEVVKCISCDLEVPASAEIVLEGYIEPGEMAPEGPYGDHTGYYNEIDSFPVFTVTHITQRRDAIYHSTYTGRPPDEPAVLGVALNEVFVPILQKQFPEIVDFYLPPEGCSYRLAVVTIKKQYAGHAKRVMMGVWSFLRQFMYTKFVIVCDDDINARDWNDVIWAITTRMDPARDTVMVENTPIDYLDFASPVSGLGSKMGLDATNKWPGETQREWGRPIQMDEKVRARVDEIWDELAIFSDREPTL comes from the coding sequence ATGATCAGCATGAAATACCGTGACTTACGCGATTTCCTCTCGTTGCTGGAAAAGAGAGGGGAACTAAAACGCATCAGCCAGCCGATTGATCCCTATCTGGAAATGACAGAAATTGCCGATCGTACTTTACGTGCGGGCGGCCCGGCGTTGCTGTTCGAAAACCCGAAAGGGTACGACATGCCGGTGCTGTGCAATCTGTTTGGCACGGCCAATCGCGTAGCGATGGGCATGGGCCAGGAGGATGTCAGCTCATTGCGTGAGGTCGGCAAACTGCTGGCGTTTCTTAAAGAGCCGGAGCCGCCGAAGGGCTTCCGCGATTTGTTCGACAAGTTGCCGAAGTTCAAGCAAGTGCTGAATATGCCGACCAAGGTACTGGGCTCCGCGCCTTGCCAGGAGCAGGTATGGCAGGGCGATGACGTCGATCTCGGCCGTATTCCGGTGATGCACTGCTGGCCTGAAGACGCCGCACCGCTCATCACCTGGGGGCTGACCGTTACCCGCGGGCCGCAAAAAGAGCGGCAGAACCTGGGCATTTACCGTCAGCAGGTGCTGGGCAGGAATAAAGTGATCATGCGTTGGCTGTCGCATCGCGGCGGCGCGTTGGATTACCAGGAATGGTGCCAGGCGCATCCCGGTGAGCGTTTCCCGGTAGCGGTCGCACTGGGTGCGGATCCCGCCACTATCCTCGGTGCCGTCACGCCGGTGCCGGACAACCTGTCTGAATATGCCTTTGCCGGGTTGTTGCGCGGCAATAAAACCGAAGTGGTCAAGTGCATCTCCTGCGATCTGGAAGTGCCCGCCAGTGCGGAAATCGTGTTGGAAGGCTACATTGAGCCGGGTGAAATGGCGCCAGAAGGCCCGTATGGCGATCACACCGGTTACTACAACGAGATCGACAGCTTCCCGGTATTTACCGTCACCCACATCACCCAGCGTCGCGATGCCATTTATCACTCGACCTACACCGGCCGTCCGCCGGATGAGCCGGCGGTATTGGGTGTGGCGCTGAACGAAGTGTTTGTTCCCATCCTGCAAAAGCAGTTCCCGGAAATCGTAGATTTCTACCTGCCGCCAGAAGGCTGCTCTTACCGCCTGGCGGTGGTGACTATCAAAAAACAGTATGCCGGTCACGCCAAGCGCGTGATGATGGGCGTCTGGTCGTTCCTGCGTCAGTTTATGTACACCAAGTTTGTTATCGTCTGTGATGATGACATCAATGCGCGTGACTGGAATGATGTGATTTGGGCGATCACCACCAGAATGGATCCGGCAAGGGATACCGTGATGGTAGAAAACACGCCGATCGATTATCTGGACTTCGCCTCCCCGGTTTCCGGATTGGGATCGAAGATGGGGCTGGATGCCACCAATAAATGGCCGGGTGAAACCCAGCGCGAATGGGGCCGTCCAATTCAGATGGATGAAAAGGTGCGCGCGCGCGTCGATGAAATCTGGGATGAGCTCGCAATTTTCAGTGACAGAGAACCGACATTATAA
- the pepE gene encoding dipeptidase PepE, with protein sequence MELFLLSNGKLSGEDELLGYAKSRLLAMIARHGITSAVFVPYALIRSDYDQRTQELAQTLGIQVTGIHHAESPAAAIDQAQCILVSGGNTWMLNQMLHEKGLIVPIQRAVRERGVPYVGWSAGCNVATPSIRTTNDMPVRNSVVLPALGLFPVQINPHYIDAHISGHMGETRDERLAEFCAVNPSESVVALREGSLLHVEGNDLRYFSARAQGFKVFRHGVETQEYDNTQALRPLVPFTCH encoded by the coding sequence ATGGAGTTATTTCTGTTAAGCAACGGCAAGCTGTCCGGCGAGGATGAATTGTTGGGTTATGCCAAGAGCCGGCTGCTGGCGATGATCGCGCGTCATGGAATTACGTCCGCCGTATTCGTCCCTTATGCCCTGATCCGCAGTGATTACGATCAACGCACGCAGGAACTGGCGCAGACCCTGGGTATCCAGGTGACCGGTATTCATCATGCCGAATCCCCGGCGGCGGCGATTGATCAGGCACAATGCATTTTGGTCAGCGGCGGCAATACCTGGATGCTGAACCAGATGCTGCATGAAAAGGGACTTATCGTCCCGATCCAGCGGGCGGTTCGTGAGCGCGGCGTACCTTATGTCGGTTGGAGCGCCGGCTGCAACGTCGCTACGCCAAGCATTCGGACCACTAATGATATGCCGGTGCGCAACAGCGTAGTGCTGCCGGCATTGGGCTTGTTCCCGGTGCAGATAAACCCGCATTATATCGATGCTCATATCAGCGGCCATATGGGTGAAACTCGCGATGAACGCTTGGCGGAGTTCTGCGCAGTCAATCCGAGCGAATCGGTTGTGGCGTTGCGCGAGGGCAGCCTGCTGCACGTTGAGGGCAATGACTTGCGCTACTTCAGTGCCAGAGCTCAAGGCTTCAAGGTATTCCGCCACGGCGTGGAGACCCAGGAGTATGACAATACGCAGGCGTTACGCCCGCTGGTGCCATTCACGTGCCACTGA
- the rfaH gene encoding transcription/translation regulatory transformer protein RfaH, with amino-acid sequence MESWYLLYCKRGQLLRAQEHLERQEVNCLSPIITLEKVVRGKRIAVSEPLFPNYLFVEFDPERIHTTTISATRGVSHFVRFGSLPTTIPQKVIEELQTHASETYFDPETPQPGDTVLIVDGVFEGLKAIYTEPDGEARSMLLLNLINKQVSQSVDNRQFQKL; translated from the coding sequence ATGGAATCTTGGTACTTACTGTATTGCAAACGCGGCCAACTTTTACGGGCGCAGGAACATCTGGAACGACAGGAAGTGAACTGTCTGAGCCCGATCATTACGCTGGAAAAAGTGGTGCGCGGTAAACGCATCGCGGTCAGTGAACCCCTGTTCCCCAACTACCTGTTTGTGGAGTTCGACCCGGAACGCATTCACACCACGACCATCAGCGCAACGCGTGGTGTCAGCCATTTCGTGCGCTTTGGCTCACTGCCGACGACCATCCCGCAGAAGGTTATCGAAGAACTGCAGACTCATGCCAGCGAAACCTATTTCGACCCGGAAACCCCTCAGCCAGGCGATACCGTATTGATCGTTGACGGCGTGTTCGAAGGGTTGAAGGCGATTTACACCGAGCCGGACGGAGAAGCTCGCTCAATGCTGCTGCTGAACCTGATTAACAAGCAGGTCAGCCAAAGCGTGGATAATCGGCAGTTCCAAAAGCTATAA
- the hemB gene encoding porphobilinogen synthase, with protein sequence MSYAFPGAFPGRRMRRVRRHDFSRRLVAENQLTVNDLIYPVFVMEGSNRQEAVASMPGVSRMSIDLLIKEAEAIAKLGVPVISLFPVIEPSLKSLHAEEAYNPDGLVQRTVRALKDAVPELGILTDVALDPYTTHGQDGVIDEHGYVINDISKDILVRQALSHAEAGAEIVAPSDMMDGRIGAIRDRLEHQGLINTQIMAYSAKYASCYYGPFRDALGSSGNLKGGNKKTYQMDPANSDEALQEIAQDLQEGADMVMVKPGMPYLDVVRRVKDTFGVPTFAYQVSGEYAMHMAAIQNGWLQEQPAVMESLLCFKRAGADGVLTYFAKRVAQWMHDEAMQR encoded by the coding sequence ATGAGCTATGCATTTCCGGGCGCTTTTCCAGGCCGCCGTATGCGCCGTGTGCGCCGTCATGATTTCAGCCGCCGTCTGGTGGCGGAGAACCAACTGACGGTTAACGACTTGATTTATCCGGTATTTGTCATGGAAGGCAGTAATCGTCAGGAGGCGGTAGCATCCATGCCAGGCGTATCGCGCATGAGCATTGATCTGCTGATTAAGGAAGCGGAAGCCATCGCTAAACTTGGCGTACCGGTGATCTCCCTGTTCCCGGTGATTGAACCGAGCCTGAAGTCATTGCATGCGGAAGAAGCTTATAATCCGGACGGCCTGGTGCAGCGTACGGTGCGCGCGTTGAAAGATGCGGTACCGGAGCTGGGCATTCTGACTGACGTGGCGTTGGATCCTTACACCACGCATGGTCAGGACGGCGTGATTGACGAGCACGGCTACGTCATTAACGATATCTCCAAAGATATTCTGGTACGTCAGGCGCTATCCCATGCGGAAGCCGGAGCGGAAATCGTTGCGCCAAGCGATATGATGGACGGCCGTATCGGCGCGATCCGCGATCGTCTGGAGCATCAGGGGCTGATTAATACCCAGATCATGGCGTACTCGGCAAAATATGCCTCCTGCTATTATGGTCCGTTCCGAGATGCGCTCGGTTCGAGCGGTAACCTGAAAGGCGGCAACAAGAAAACCTATCAGATGGACCCTGCCAACAGTGACGAAGCCCTGCAGGAAATTGCGCAAGATCTGCAGGAAGGCGCAGATATGGTGATGGTGAAACCTGGTATGCCTTATCTGGATGTGGTGCGTCGGGTGAAAGACACCTTTGGCGTGCCGACCTTTGCCTATCAGGTTTCCGGTGAATATGCGATGCACATGGCGGCGATTCAAAACGGTTGGCTGCAGGAGCAACCGGCGGTGATGGAGTCGCTGCTGTGCTTCAAGCGCGCTGGGGCCGATGGTGTGCTGACCTACTTCGCCAAGCGGGTAGCTCAGTGGATGCATGATGAAGCGATGCAGCGCTAA
- the tatD gene encoding 3'-5' ssDNA/RNA exonuclease TatD: MFDIGVNLTSSQFAKDRPAVVDRARAAGVNGLLITGTDLQESQAASDLAQRQAGYCWSTAGVHPHHASRWNEDTAACIRQLAIRPEVVAVGECGLDFNRNFSTPEQQEEAFSAQLALAAELGMPVFLHCRDAHARFAALLAPWLDKLPAAVVHCFTGTAQELDHCLSLGLSIGITGWVCDERRGLELRALLPRIPADRLLLETDAPYLLPRDLHPKPASRRNEPCFLPHIVRQVAAWRQEDPEWLGQKTVENARRLFRLV; encoded by the coding sequence ATGTTTGATATCGGCGTTAATCTCACCAGTTCACAGTTTGCCAAAGATCGCCCGGCAGTGGTGGATCGCGCACGCGCCGCAGGCGTGAATGGGCTGTTAATAACCGGTACCGACCTGCAAGAAAGCCAGGCCGCCAGTGACCTGGCGCAGCGGCAGGCCGGTTACTGTTGGTCCACTGCAGGCGTGCACCCGCACCATGCCAGCCGTTGGAACGAGGATACCGCAGCCTGCATTCGCCAGTTGGCTATCCGGCCGGAAGTGGTGGCGGTAGGGGAGTGCGGGCTGGATTTCAACCGCAATTTCTCCACCCCGGAGCAGCAAGAAGAGGCTTTCAGCGCCCAGTTGGCACTGGCCGCAGAGCTGGGGATGCCGGTTTTTCTTCATTGCCGCGACGCGCACGCACGTTTTGCCGCGCTGTTGGCGCCATGGTTGGATAAACTGCCCGCGGCCGTGGTGCACTGCTTTACCGGCACGGCCCAGGAATTGGACCACTGTCTGTCGCTGGGGTTGTCGATCGGTATTACCGGTTGGGTCTGCGATGAGCGGCGTGGCCTGGAATTGCGCGCACTGTTGCCGCGGATCCCGGCGGACCGCTTATTGCTGGAAACCGACGCACCCTATCTGTTGCCCCGGGATTTACACCCTAAACCTGCATCTCGCCGCAACGAACCCTGTTTTTTGCCCCATATCGTCCGGCAGGTGGCTGCCTGGCGGCAAGAAGACCCTGAATGGTTGGGGCAGAAAACCGTTGAGAACGCCCGCCGGCTGTTCCGGCTGGTATGA
- the tatC gene encoding Sec-independent protein translocase subunit TatC, whose translation MAVEDTQPLISHLIELRKRLLNSIISVLVIFLVLVYFANDIYQLVSAPLIKQLPAGASMIATDVASPFFTPIKLTMIVSVFVSAPVILYQVWAFIAPALYKHERRLMMPLLVSSSLLFYLGMAFAYFIVFPLAFGFFAKTAPAGVMIATDINNYLDFVMALFMAFGVAFEVPVAIILLCWSGVTSPEDLKKKRPYVLVGAFVVGMLLTPPDVFSQTLLAIPMYLLFEVGVFFARFYTGKRRPQPEEEDEGGEPPAA comes from the coding sequence ATGGCTGTTGAAGATACCCAACCCCTTATCAGTCATCTGATAGAACTGCGTAAGCGGTTGTTAAACTCGATTATCAGCGTGCTGGTGATCTTCCTGGTGCTGGTTTATTTTGCCAACGACATTTATCAACTGGTGTCTGCGCCGCTGATCAAACAGCTGCCTGCCGGGGCAAGCATGATAGCCACAGACGTGGCCTCACCGTTCTTCACCCCCATCAAGCTGACCATGATCGTCTCGGTATTCGTTTCTGCGCCGGTGATCCTGTATCAGGTCTGGGCCTTTATTGCCCCGGCGTTGTACAAGCATGAACGTCGTTTGATGATGCCTTTGCTGGTCTCCAGCAGCCTGCTGTTTTATCTCGGCATGGCGTTTGCCTATTTTATCGTGTTCCCGCTGGCGTTCGGTTTTTTTGCCAAGACCGCGCCGGCCGGGGTGATGATTGCTACCGACATCAATAACTACCTCGATTTCGTCATGGCGCTGTTTATGGCGTTTGGCGTGGCGTTTGAGGTACCGGTTGCCATTATTCTGCTGTGTTGGAGTGGCGTCACTTCGCCGGAAGACCTGAAAAAGAAACGTCCTTATGTCCTGGTAGGGGCTTTTGTGGTTGGCATGCTGTTAACGCCGCCGGATGTTTTCTCGCAGACCTTGCTGGCGATACCGATGTATCTGCTGTTTGAAGTGGGCGTGTTCTTTGCCCGCTTCTACACCGGCAAACGCCGTCCGCAGCCGGAAGAAGAAGACGAGGGTGGCGAACCCCCGGCAGCTTAA